CGTTTTGGAATTGGAATAGTATTCGCATCAGGCACACCACCAGTATTGATATTTACATATCCACCAGCTTGTTGGATGCGGTCAAAAGCAGTTCTATCTACAGCTAAATCCTTCAATACAGGAAAAGCTGCTGCACGCCATGGTTCAATAACGATAGTTTGTCCATCGTGGAATGAACGCATGTGTAATTGACAGGTCGTAATACCGTATTTAGGACCATGCGGGCGACCATTAATTACTAATGAACACATACCGCAGATACCTTCACGACAATCGTGGTCAAAGTAAATAGGATCTTCACCTTTACGAGTCAAATCTTCGTTCACTACATCAAGCATCTCAAGGAAAGACATATCATCAGCGATATCTTTAGCTTGGTAAGTAACGAATTGTCCTTTGTCGTTTATATTTTTTTGACGCCAAACTTTTAGCGTTAAATTCATATGTCCACTCATAATAGTAATATTGAGTATCAAAAGGCTATTGCTAGCCTTTTGCTTATTTATAACTTCTTTGTGTTAACTTAACGTTTTCGAATACTAGCTCTTCTTTGTGTAGTGCTTCCGGTTGGTTATCACCTTTGTACTCCCATGCAGCAACATAAGCGTAGTGATCATCATCACGTTTTGCTTCGCCTTCTTCTGTTTGAGATTCAAGACGGAAGTGTCCTCCACATGATTCGTTACGGTTCAACGCATCGTCTACCATTAACTCTCCTAATTCTAGGAAGTCAGCAACACGACCAGCTTTCTCTAACGACATGTTAAGTTCTTCGTTCTCACCTAATACACAAGCATTCTCCCAGAATTCTTTACGTAATTCTTGGATAAGACCTTTTGCTTTAGTCAATCCTTCAGCTGTACGCGCCATACCACAGTATTCCCACATGATATGACCAAGTTTTTTGTGAATATCATCAACAGTCTTAGTACCTCTTAGCGCTAATAATTTGTTGATTTTATCTTCTACTTCTTTACGAGTTTGCTCAAAAGCAGGGTGATTTTTATCTACTGGTTTGAAGTTTCCGATTTTAGCTAGGTAATCACCAACAGTAAATGGAATTACGAAGTAACCATCAGAAAGACCTTGCATTAAGGCAGAAGCACCTAGGCGGTTAGCACCGTGGTCAGAGAAGTTCGCTTCTCCTAAACAGTATAAACCAGGTACAGTAGTCATTAAGTTGTAATCAACCCAAACACCACCCATGGTATAGTGAACAGCAGGGTAGATACGCATTGGTTGCTCGTATGGGTTCTCATCAGTAATCTGATAGTACATATCGAACAAGTTACCATATTTCGCTTCTACTGTATCTTTTCCTAAGCGTTGGATAGCATCAGCGAAATCTAAGAATACCGCTACTCCAGATTTACCAACACCACGTCCTTCGTCAACCATTTCCTTAGCGTTACGAGAGGCAACGTCACGAGGAACTAAGTTACCGAATGAAGGATATTTTCTTTCTAAGAAGTAATCGCGATCATCTTCTTTGATGTCTTTAGGCTTCATTTCGCCTTTACGCAATTTCTCAGCTAATTCAATAGTTTTAGGAACCCATACACGACCGTCGTTACGTAATGATTCAGACATCAACGTAAGCTTCGATTGGTGATCACCAGTAACTGGGATACAAGTAGGGTGGATTTGTGTGTAACATGGGTTAGCGAAGAATGCACCACGTTTGTGTGCTCTCCATGCTGCCGTTACGTTACATCCCATTGCGTTAGTCGATAGGAAAAACACGTTTCCATATCCACCAGTACATAATAATACCGCGTGGCCTTCATGTGATTCAATCTTTCCTGTAACTAAATCACGAGTAATAATACCGCGAGCTTCGCCATCGATCTTAACAAGATCTAACATTTCATGGCGCGTATAAGATTGTACTTTTCCTTTTTGAATCTGACGGTTAAGTGCTGAATATGCACCTAATAATAATTGTTGTCCAGTTTGTCCACGAGCGTAGAACGTACGAGATACTTGGGCTCCACCGAATGAACGGTTATCCAATAAACCTCCGTATTCA
The DNA window shown above is from Sphingobacterium hotanense and carries:
- a CDS encoding succinate dehydrogenase/fumarate reductase iron-sulfur subunit, with protein sequence MSGHMNLTLKVWRQKNINDKGQFVTYQAKDIADDMSFLEMLDVVNEDLTRKGEDPIYFDHDCREGICGMCSLVINGRPHGPKYGITTCQLHMRSFHDGQTIVIEPWRAAAFPVLKDLAVDRTAFDRIQQAGGYVNINTGGVPDANTIPIPKRVADEAFESATCIGCGACVAACKNASAMLFVSAKISQFALLPQGQTERYERAQAMVDQMDAEGFGNCTNTGACEAECPKGIKLTNIARMNREYFTAKFFRQEDIHA
- a CDS encoding fumarate reductase/succinate dehydrogenase flavoprotein subunit encodes the protein MLDSKVPAGPLALKWSKHKFDMKLVNPANKRKFTIIVVGTGLAGASAAASLAELGYNVKTFCYQDSPRRAHSIAAQGGINAAKNYQNDGDSVFRLFYDTIKGGDYRAREANVYRLAEVSVNIIDQCVAQGVPFAREYGGLLDNRSFGGAQVSRTFYARGQTGQQLLLGAYSALNRQIQKGKVQSYTRHEMLDLVKIDGEARGIITRDLVTGKIESHEGHAVLLCTGGYGNVFFLSTNAMGCNVTAAWRAHKRGAFFANPCYTQIHPTCIPVTGDHQSKLTLMSESLRNDGRVWVPKTIELAEKLRKGEMKPKDIKEDDRDYFLERKYPSFGNLVPRDVASRNAKEMVDEGRGVGKSGVAVFLDFADAIQRLGKDTVEAKYGNLFDMYYQITDENPYEQPMRIYPAVHYTMGGVWVDYNLMTTVPGLYCLGEANFSDHGANRLGASALMQGLSDGYFVIPFTVGDYLAKIGNFKPVDKNHPAFEQTRKEVEDKINKLLALRGTKTVDDIHKKLGHIMWEYCGMARTAEGLTKAKGLIQELRKEFWENACVLGENEELNMSLEKAGRVADFLELGELMVDDALNRNESCGGHFRLESQTEEGEAKRDDDHYAYVAAWEYKGDNQPEALHKEELVFENVKLTQRSYK